ATAGTATTTTCTAAAATATGACAGGCTTTTTGTTATGTAACTTATGTTTTCATTCTTGACGAATTAGCTGAAACGCAACGAAAGTACCTGACTGGAACACTGATGCTTATATAATAAATAGGCTGTTACACAATAGCGAACATTGATGGACTACGTTTGTTGTAATCAGTGAACACTAATTTTGTTGTGAATATGAATGCAACATAACACTACATTTTTTTGTCAATTTAGTTCTCTCTTGCAATGAATCTGAAGTTTTTTAAGGATATGCTCTTCAGTTTTACTTTGTCAGATTCTTCTTTCCTTTCATTATTATCTTCTCTTTTTACCGTCTCAGTTGTTGGATGTTTGGTTTGCCTGATATTTGCATTTGCTTTATTATGCAGGAAAATGTCTATTAATTCATATTTAGCTTTCCCTCAATATTGACATCATCAATGGCTGGGTAAAGGTATATGTTTTTTTTTTCCTATTCAATTTTGGTTACAATACTGCTGAGCATTTGCTGTGAAGTCCTCAATATCATCGTCTTGGAATGTGGTTCTTTTTGGTTTTGTATATCAGTATCAGTGTACAGTATATTGTTGCATCAATAATATTTGACCATTATATTAGCAAATGTATGGAGCCTGTATCGAGAGAGAGAGAGAGAGAGAGAGAGAGAGAGAGAGAGAGAGAGANNNNNNNNNNNNNNNNNNNNGAGAGAGAGAGAACATGTCTATCTATAAGAAAGAGGCTAGGTTCTTTCAAGGTTTGGAGAAAGATGGCTCTTCAGCAGATTTGCATTATCAAGGAACTCAATACTGAAGTAGTCACAGGTGTACAAAGTTTTGAAGCTCAATGTGCATATGCATGAGAACAATTTGACCAAAGAACCAGCAGAAGGAGTTTCTTTGAAAATTTAGGATAACAAGGAACACCAGCAGATCTACAAGGCTTGCCATGAAGATTTCAATGCTGAAGCAGCAACAGATTTACAACCTTTTGAAGATGAATGTGCAAAAGGATTGGAAGAGGTTCAGCAGAAGAAAAGATAAAGGAATTCTAAATACGAAATGACGAGAAGAGAAAGCTATTTTGAAGATACGAAAATTGAATGAACGAAAGAGGGTGGAATTGAAGCAATCCGATTGTAGAAAGAGGGACGATGAATCAAATACTTGGATAATGTATCATAATGTAACTTGCGACTTTTGTCTTCTCCTATGATGTAACTTCTATCTTTCATTCCTACAATGCACAAAACCCTCCCATCTGTGATTATAATGCAGTAGACCCCATGGCTAGGGGCGCCCATACTGCCTTTAATCTTTTACAGTATTCGATTGGACAATATTCTCTGCCTAAATTGAAGGTCTCTATATTCAATTTAGGCAGACTTTAGCACTGGAATCAAGATGCATAAATTACGACCTATATAGTTCCACTTAAAATCAACAGAACACCAAAACAAGCAGACTTTAGCACTGGAATTATGATGCATAGCCTTAAAATCAACAGCAACACCAGAACAAGCAGACTTTTGTACTGAAATTATGATACATACTAACCCGCGGCAAGACGCGGGCATCCTGCCTCGTATAGGTACAATTCCTCTGTTCTTTCTTTTGGCAGGAGTAAAGTAACAACCACCTCTTTCTTTAGTGGGCTTCAGTTGGGCTGGATCTCTTTTGAGAGATTGGGCTTTGATGAAGGACCAATTGTGAACTCTGGACCCAATAGTCCATATATTATGCAAACAGTGTGCCCCGCCTCCACGGCAGTGCATAGAAGAACTGCATGCGCTGGCGTCAGAAGCAGAGTTCTCTCTTTGCACAAAAACGACGGCATGGCGGAGTTCAACAAAACCAAGAAGGGCAAGAAAGAAAAAATGTAATGTCCTGAAGCTTGTTAAGTTCCTAGGAGAAAATGGAGAATGAAGAATTTTACGCACTGATAATGTTTCCATTATGATACAAGTTATGAATATAAATTATTGGTCGGGGATGGAGCCAGTAATGCAGTCCTAGTCGATCTCCTAGATCAACGTACGTTAGTTGGTTTGTGGTTAGTGAACAAGTTCGAATGAAATGAGACCAACCATCTGAAACTCCTCCAGGGCCTTCTATATATCTACTGCATTAATCCACCGCACCAAACACCAAATACTCCAATCATTCTCGTCTTCAATCTTACCCTAAACCAGTCCCAACTATACTTGCTACCCCATCACCCTAGTCATAAAACTAATTAAGCTTATGAGGAACCAGCTAAATACTAAGCAATGTAGGGAATACAGAATGTTCAAATATCACCAACTCAAACAACAATTAGAAAATCTGAATAAAAGCTTAAGACCGCAGCTAACAAAACCCAATCGATCAAGTTGAGTGACATCTCCAACCAAATATTTGACCTCTATAATAAGTGTGTAACCATGTGCTACTAAAACCCAGTCGATCAAGTCGAGTCCCCAGGTTAAATTTTCATTGATTACTATCTGGCTAGTTAAGCAAAGTGGGGAATACATAATGTTCAAATCGTCACAGACTCAAACTATCTTTGAAGAGGACTCAAGAGAGATTGGTAGCATACAAAAACCAGTCCCAATTTCTGGGGTTTGAACCTAGCTAGTGGCAGTAATTTCTGTTTACTAATCGTTTAAGTCCTTGAATTGTGCGTTGCTGTTTCAAGACCACTAGCTAGGTAGAAGTTATTTCCGGCCGGTCAGCACTGTAGAAACTCTCCCTTTCTTTTAAGTCAACTTAATCAAAAGACAAGAAACTTGTATCATCCTCTGTACATATATTTTTAGGATATATTACACACCACACACACACACACACACAGAGACTCCATGAATGATGCTCACCTGTTCCCAGCATTAGTCATTTAGTCTGCATATGCCATGTAAGTGACGTAACTTGATTCAGTAGTTTTGTTTCTCTTTCGATCAATATATTTCAAGCTAATTACCTTTGTTTCTCTTCTTGCTCAGTCTCAAACTCTCAGCTGTAGACAGACAGATTCCTTAGAATCCCAGTAACCATGAATAAGATGATATTGGCTATAATTGCAGTGACCCACGTATGGTGGTTGGCTAGTTGTGTTGGTGCAGACCCGCAGATCAATCTTTTGAACGAGGGTTGCAGCCAGTACAACGCAACAAGCTTGTCAGACTTCTATACCAATCTCAACGCCACTTTCTTGGACCTCAAGGCGCAACTACTGAACGGCAGCAAGCACTTTGCAACGGCACAACAGGCCAAGGGCTCCGACCCCGTCTACGCCATGACGCAGTGTAGGAACTACCTCTCCTCTGCAGACTGTCTATCTTGCTTTGCTGCCGCCGTCTCTCAAATCCGCAACTGCTCTGCCTCCAATGGCGCTCGCGTTGTCTACGACGGCTGCTTTCTCCGGTACGTACCACATCCCTCTATGTTATTCTTGTAAATCTGTTAAAAAAAAAGTCCTCAGTTTCAGAGTACTTGTATGTTCATATATCGTATGTTAATTTGTATTCTTCTTAGTGATGGTTTCGAATATTCTAGCTACTAGTTATAAACTTCTCTTCCATCTTAAGTGACGATCCTCACAAAAGTCAAAATTTTCATCCACAAACTAAATATCGAATGAATGTATATGTTTACTTATACATTCTCACTACTCAATGATCGAAATATTCAGCTTTTTTGAATAATGATGCTACGCAATAAAATTAATATAAAGTTGCTTCAGTCAGCCATTCAAATTTGGAATTTGCAACTCACTAGCATAATCGGATGGAATTGGAAAATAAGAATTATAAGTCAAAGGAATCACGTCTGTCAATTTCTAAATCCAAGCTAGCTGGTGCCGGCCTCAGCACACTATATATAAGCATTACATGTTTTTTTTTGATACCATATAAGCATTACATGTTGAGATGGCATATATCAAGTATAGTCTGCAGGTTTAATATGACATTATTTTGAGGTGGGGCTGTCAAATAATTTGAAAATGATGTGTAACAACTTATATATAATCAATTTGATGATCCCATCACTACATGTCAACTGAATATTAATTATGCCTCCTTCCAACAAGATGTCATACCTACAAAATTCTGGCAAAAAATATCTGTCGAGTAAAGTCCCCTTAAGCAAGACCCCGTCGTAACAACATTCCGGCAAAAGATTGGCAATGGTGAAAGCTGAAACGGTTAACAATTCACAGCATTCCAAATAGGAATTTGGCCATTTGAGTTCGTCACAAATGTGCAGTAACAAATCACAACAGCAGGCAGAAGCTAATGAAAGAGACTAGTACATTATGACGAAGCAAACAAACACTATGTAGTAAAACTTTTAACAACCACTGACATCTGTTGTATGCTTTGTGTAGGTATGAGAGCAGTGCATTTTTTGACCAGACTACCCTTCCTGGTAATGTAGGGCTCTGTGGGAATCAAACTGGATCACCAGCTACAACCTTTACTGCAGCTGCAGAAGAACTGCTGATGGATCTACAAGTTGCTACGTCTAATATTAACGGTTTCTTCACAGCATCGAAGGTGGTAGTTAGTGGTAGTGCAAACACAACCATCTATGGTGTGGCACAATGTGCCGAGACAACTAGCCAAACTGGTTGCCTAGATTGTTTAAAGGTGGCATACACCAATGTACAGAGCTGCCTTCCTGATACAGATGGTAGGGCGGTTGATGCTGGTTGTTTCTTGAGGTACTCTGCTACTTCTTTCTTCCCAGATAACCAGACTACTAATATCACGCCTTTCTTGAAAAAGGGTACGTAAATCTCTTCTTCTATATGCCACTCGGCTAATCATATCATCTAAGTACTTTATAGAATATTGATGATTCATTTCTTTTCGGACATGGCTAGTTTCATTAGCTACACCCCTTTAATTTGATTAAGGATTAAGGAGGAGACATAAAAAGATGTTTAAAGAAATGCTTTAAAACACTTCTTCAAAGTTCAAATTTCTGCGTCCCCCCTCGAGAAATCAAATTTCATAGTCCCTTGCTGCTTGAAAATAATTGTAATTTTTGTTATATATTCTGTTGCAGGAGGTAATTCAACAAAGAAGGCTATCATCATTGGAGTAGTAGTTGGAGGTGTAGGTCTTATATTCCTCGTTGCCGGATTTCTTGTCTATAATAGACTTTCAAGGAAGCCAAAGACAATTCGCAGAGGTATAGTCTTGCTCACTAGTTACAATCACAGAATTTAATGTTTCACATATGAGATCCTAAGTTTGCATCCTAAATTTGTTGTCTTACTAATGTACTTCTCTCCAGCCTCTGCCTTTTTAGAGGAGGATCCTATGTGTTACTGTTGGCATTTACATTTCTTAATCCTATCTGCTTGACATGCAGATAAGTTTTTGTAAATGTTAATAAAAAACCAAGACATAGGACATAGAATAACACATAAAATTTGAAGCTCAAGTTGTATTTACTGAACCTGTCTGTGTGTGTATTTATTTTTTTTTTTTTGTAAGATATGGAAAAAATTCACATTGCCTTATTCTTTTCTAGGAGACATTTTGGGAGCAACCGAGTTGCAAGGTCCAGTGAATTATAAGTATAAGGATTTGAAGTCAGCAACAGGAAATTTTAGTGATGAAAATAAACTAGGAGAAGGAGGATTTGGGGATGTCTACAAGGTAAAAAAAAATGGTGCACTATCAAATATTTTGTGAAAGATTTTAATTGTAGTCCTTGGTTCCACATACTTTCTCAGAGCATATATATTCTATGATTCAATTTCTAAATGCATAATCTCACTATTCATCCTTGAACAGGCTACTCTAAACAATGGGAAAACAGTTGCAGTAAAGAAACTAGCAATACTTCAAACAGACAGGGCAATGACAAGTTTCGAAAATGAAGTCAAGCTTATAAGTAATGTGCATCACCGGAATCTAATTCGCCTTCTCGGATGTTGTAGCAAAGGACCAGAATTACTTCTGATATTTGAATACATGGCAAACAACAGTCTCGACAAATACTTATTTGGTAATCCTCTACTCTTAGCCTCGGCTAGCTATACATTCATGCATACTATGTTGTTAACAAATATAAACAAACTCTGCATGCATTCAGTTTATTTGTTTATTTCATGATTCTTTCTTCTTCTTCTTCTTCCATTTCTTTTTCATGGAAAATAGGCCCGAAAAGAGGCTCTCTAAACTGGAAGCAACGGAATGATATAATCCTCGGTACAGCTAGGGGTCTAGCCTATCTACACGAAGAATTCCATGTGTGTATCATACATAGAGATATAAAACCCAGCAACATTCTTTTGGATGATGATTTTCAGCCAAGAATTGCAGATTTTGGATTGGCAAGGCTTTTACCCGAGGACCAAAGTCATCTTAGTACCCGATTTGCAGGAACATTGTAAGCTAAAAGACTTATCTATATTTCTTCAATTCCTGTACAAGCCACTAATGAATACAACCATATTTCTTCTCAACACTGATGTTATCATTCTGACGTTGTATGACAGAGGATACACAGCACCTGAATATGCAATCCATGGTCAATTGTCAGAAAAGGTGGATACCTATAGCTATGGAGTAGTAGTCCTAGAAATTGTAAGTGGACAGAAGGGCAGTGAAATCAAATCTGATGCCATGGGTGAATTTCTCCTCGAAAAGGTAACTTAAAAACTATATATCCTTTGTTTTAGTCTTATTGTACCTGGATGATGATGCACCCCTCACCTTTTATTACATTTATGACTAGGCCTGGAAACTATATGAGAATGGCCAGCACTTGGAGTTGGTCGATGAAACATTGGATCCAGATGAATACAAAGCAGGAAATGTGAAAAAGATTGTTGAGATTGCTCTAATGTGCACTCAATCATCACCTGCTCTAAGGCCAACAATGTCTGAAGTCGTCGTTTTACTTAAAAGCACAAGCTCTTGGGAAAATAGGCCGCTTACTAGGCCTGTGTTTGTTGATTCTGACCATAAACGAGTAAGGGTGGACACATCAACTTCTACCGGTTCCTCATCATCCAATGCTACCACATCCATCTCTCAGTTTTCAGGTCGCTAATCTTTGGGGAAGACGGTGTACGTTAATGTATAGTGGAACCTCCATACATGTACATGATTTTGGGAAGTTTATTCACTTCAAAATTTGGGCTTTGGATTTACAATTGCCTGTCCGTATTTGAAAAGTCTTCAACAATTTTGACTATTAATAGGGAATTTGCTTACCGTAGTTTGTACACATTTTGCACTTGCTGTGAAATTATGTGCTTTTGTAATGCATATACTAGGGTTCTTTCTATGCCAAAGGTGTGAAGGTTTACTCTTATATCCTAAGTATTAACCCTTTGCTATGCACAGGACATGAGAACCCAAGACGATTTTGTAAAGTACCTAGCAGTGTATATTTAAAAAAAGCAACTCCGTTGCAAAAAGAATAGAATTCCGACGGACAATGCACAATTCTCAGCCCCTACAATAAAATCACATCAATATCGCATAGCCTCATAGTACCAAAAGTTACTTGTTTCAAAAGATATGCTCAAACATGCCAATTATTAATGTTCTAAGCTATGGTCGATAACCAGGTAAAACTACTGCTCAGTAGCTTCAGAAACTAGAGGAGAAACCCTCAGCAGCTGCTGCAATGTCATCATCCTTCACTCAGAGTCTGGGGAACCATTACCATAAGAAACCAGGCCCTTCTTCTCGTTTGGACTGTCTGACGAGGATCTTGATTTGTTCTTGCCCCTTGGCCTTGGAGATGGAGAGTCTGAGGACCTTGAAGCTGATGGGCTCCTGCTTCTTGAAGGAGATCTGCGCTTCTCAACCCGAGCAGCCACCTCCACTGGGGAGCGAGAACGACTTCGGATTGGACTGCGGCTCCGGATTGGGCTACGGCTCCTACTGTAGCGGCGACCACGACGGGGGCTACGTGATACAGGAGACCTGGTTCTTCTGCTCCTGTATCTGCAGAAAAGTATGATGTGGAGTCAGAAGCATGCATGTCACAAAAACCAGTAACGAAAAGAAACACAGATTGGGATTGGCACATATCACTTCCAAACTTTGTATAGTTTGGAATCCAATCTTAGAAGAGATCCACAATTATACCAAACAAAAGCACAGATGGAAAATTTAAGAGTGGCAGATCACATACCTCGGAGGTGTTCTTGCTCTCGGTGGGCTTCTATAACGCCTTGGAGAGTACCTTCTATAACTTGAATACCTGCAAAGCATACAGTTAGTGAATTAGACTATAAAATCAAGATGAAGCAAGAAAAAAATACTGCATGTGGTACCTGTCACGATCACTTCGACCTCCATAACGATATGGTCTCACAGGAGATAATGAAGGAGTTCTGTACCGCCGTGCATAAGAGTACCGCTGGCTAAAACCCCGTCCCCTTCTAATGCGCTTGGGTGAGCCATCAGGTGAAACACTTCTTGACAAGCTCCTATCCCTATCAGATGGAGGTGATCTAACCCGGCGTACTGGGCTTCGACTCCTTGAGTAGCTGCGGCGGTTATTCCCACCAACCGGCCTGACAGGACTGCGGCTAATGTTTTTCCTATTAGCAATCCTACCCGAGCTTCTACTTGCACTCCTTCGAGAAGATCTAGCGGGGCTTCGGCTTCTTGAAACTCTCACAGGGCTTCTGCTTATTGATTTTCTAGCTACTTTTCTAGGAGGGCTTGGGCTAACACTTCGTCTCGGTAGGGATGCAGGACTATTGCTAATAGTTCTTTGAGACCGAGATTTAACTGGACTCCTACTCCTACCCCTCCAACTCTTCACTGGACTCCTGCTGAAACCTCTTGCTGGGCTTCTACTGCTATCACTTTTAACAGGACTCCTGCTGATGCTTCTACTCCTTTGAGGGGCACGAGGAGGGCTTCTACTGACACTCGAACTCTGGCTCATGGGACTTACACTTGGACTCTTGATCGGACTCCTCCTGGGACTAATACTCATACTCTTACTCAGGATCCTTTTAGGACTCAAGCTTCGGCTCCTGCTCATCAACTCATAATAAAAGTCCAGATCTGGAAGAATCCATAAGCATAAAGAATAACTGAGGTGTGACAAGAATCGAAAGAAGACCTAGATTTGCCTGGGTGATCATCAACTATGTCCGGTTGCCTATCTGCAGTTTTGTCATATTTAAGATCTGTTCGCAGGCCATTGCTCCGCTGCTCTCCATTCTCCTTGGGGAATGCACTTTCTTTCTCAAGCACAATTTCTTCCTCCCTCCTTTTGAGGTGATTTGAAGTAGCATCTTCATCCACTGCATCAGAAAATTGGTTCCCAGCTTTAGATATTACATAAAAGCAAGAAGACAAGTTTTGTGAATCAGTTCAGCTTGAGAATACATGCATCATTATGTCAATAAGTAATTATTACATAAAAGCAAGAAGACAAAGTGCATCAATCACAAGAGATACATCACTGTACTAAGTAGTATATGCGCATGTTGAGGAAATAAGTAAAGAATACCAGCTTTCTGTGAGGTCTCCTTTTTAGACTTCTTATCCTTCCTTTCTGCATTAAGACCATCATCTCCAGCGTTACTGTCACCCTCAGTATCTGTAAGGCTGTCAGAGGCCCTTGAGAACAGAAATTAAAACGTCAGTAACTATAAGCTAGGTTAACAACTATAAAATGGCATAACATTTACTATAAAATCGTACTTAATCAGGAAAATA
The window above is part of the Fragaria vesca subsp. vesca linkage group LG2, FraVesHawaii_1.0, whole genome shotgun sequence genome. Proteins encoded here:
- the LOC101303588 gene encoding cysteine-rich receptor-like protein kinase 3-like, which translates into the protein MNKMILAIIAVTHVWWLASCVGADPQINLLNEGCSQYNATSLSDFYTNLNATFLDLKAQLLNGSKHFATAQQAKGSDPVYAMTQCRNYLSSADCLSCFAAAVSQIRNCSASNGARVVYDGCFLRYESSAFFDQTTLPGNVGLCGNQTGSPATTFTAAAEELLMDLQVATSNINGFFTASKVVVSGSANTTIYGVAQCAETTSQTGCLDCLKVAYTNVQSCLPDTDGRAVDAGCFLRYSATSFFPDNQTTNITPFLKKGNSTKKAIIIGVVVGGVGLIFLVAGFLVYNRLSRKPKTIRRDILGATELQGPVNYKYKDLKSATGNFSDENKLGEGGFGDVYKATLNNGKTVAVKKLAILQTDRAMTSFENEVKLISNVHHRNLIRLLGCCSKGPELLLIFEYMANNSLDKYLFGPKRGSLNWKQRNDIILGTARGLAYLHEEFHVCIIHRDIKPSNILLDDDFQPRIADFGLARLLPEDQSHLSTRFAGTLGYTAPEYAIHGQLSEKVDTYSYGVVVLEIVSGQKGSEIKSDAMGEFLLEKAWKLYENGQHLELVDETLDPDEYKAGNVKKIVEIALMCTQSSPALRPTMSEVVVLLKSTSSWENRPLTRPVFVDSDHKRVRVDTSTSTGSSSSNATTSISQFSGR
- the LOC101292865 gene encoding uncharacterized protein LOC101292865; protein product: MAKKKNPLVFMDLCIDGDPAEKMVFELFYDRAPKTADNFRALCTGEKGIGPKSGRPLHYKGSFFHRILKGYYAKGGDFVKRDGTGGESIYSEEEFPDESPKLKHNEPGLLSMPVALRDSLGSQFIITFEANHSLDRKHVIFGKLKHGWDVLKRIENAGDVDGNPTVTVKVINCGEYSEDKKKVKSVKEASSDANSLELKRKGKHKKSSRDRRKRRRRRYEYDSSTSESDSDSELDSSESDSDPDSDLSSSSYDSSSSDDRRKKRKRSYKRDKYKRAKRRDKGRDKKRRRRDKRSKIRSRRASDSLTDTEGDSNAGDDGLNAERKDKKSKKETSQKAVDEDATSNHLKRREEEIVLEKESAFPKENGEQRSNGLRTDLKYDKTADRQPDIVDDHPGKSRSRSLSPKRILSKSMSISPRRSPIKSPSVSPMSQSSSVSRSPPRAPQRSRSISRSPVKSDSSRSPARGFSRSPVKSWRGRSRSPVKSRSQRTISNSPASLPRRSVSPSPPRKVARKSISRSPVRVSRSRSPARSSRRSASRSSGRIANRKNISRSPVRPVGGNNRRSYSRSRSPVRRVRSPPSDRDRSLSRSVSPDGSPKRIRRGRGFSQRYSYARRYRTPSLSPVRPYRYGGRSDRDRYSSYRRYSPRRYRSPPRARTPPRYRSRRTRSPVSRSPRRGRRYSRSRSPIRSRSPIRSRSRSPVEVAARVEKRRSPSRSRSPSASRSSDSPSPRPRGKNKSRSSSDSPNEKKGLVSYGNGSPDSE